In Candidatus Poribacteria bacterium, a genomic segment contains:
- a CDS encoding OmpA family protein — MSCAGTVDPILLETSLNDAQNAISEARRMEAEEYATETFSKATRLFEGAQQAQRDGDGILSIELAFWAGMESQVAGAQTRQRIAKNRIDEADAETLRAVIQEMEYKTRAAQVRQLIAEEKTRRALARALRAEQQAIAAHEESIQARKDTQNTLFRTQIQVAIERVNIILDNAKEAGALTYAEDNYRAAKDLVAQASAAVAQGNFEEAKSLATQAENDANKAKIAAVAGASADASESQAAKLEAHTNAKVALAQAQFEIDRAEKVNAFEHAAEVFQRAMTSFEGANIALKRKQYDQAVRLAMQAESSAHDAFSTAEPINRERLAREALEEQIAQAKDTVFRAEEALNEQASAATTLLPVLHERAKTLLSDAKKAIADENYTHAITAAQQSYDRLRAAIEKGKEIEAAEGEILEAATAVSDAETGRTEKGTLIRFSGDLFQQGSSSINPKFFPKIDQLAEVLKTFTDYQVRIEGHSDSSGGIDVNLRLTQRRADAFKKYLAEKCGVPLERMTAIGLGEATPIADNNFQVGRDRNRRIDTILLTREIENQE; from the coding sequence GTGAGTTGCGCGGGAACGGTAGATCCGATTCTGCTTGAAACAAGCTTGAATGACGCACAGAATGCAATCTCCGAGGCGCGGCGGATGGAGGCGGAAGAGTATGCTACAGAGACATTCAGCAAAGCCACCCGATTATTCGAGGGCGCGCAACAAGCCCAACGTGATGGTGATGGAATTCTGAGCATTGAGTTGGCATTTTGGGCGGGGATGGAGTCTCAAGTCGCGGGTGCACAGACGCGGCAACGTATCGCTAAGAACCGAATTGATGAGGCGGACGCGGAAACGCTGAGAGCTGTGATTCAGGAGATGGAGTATAAGACCCGCGCGGCGCAGGTCCGTCAATTAATTGCGGAGGAGAAGACACGACGGGCATTGGCTCGGGCGCTTCGAGCGGAGCAGCAGGCGATAGCGGCGCACGAGGAATCAATTCAGGCAAGGAAGGATACCCAAAATACACTGTTCCGGACTCAGATACAGGTGGCCATTGAGAGGGTGAACATCATACTCGATAATGCTAAAGAAGCAGGGGCGCTCACTTATGCTGAAGATAACTACCGAGCAGCAAAGGATCTGGTTGCTCAAGCGAGCGCAGCCGTCGCACAGGGGAATTTCGAGGAGGCCAAATCGCTCGCGACACAAGCGGAAAACGACGCCAACAAAGCGAAGATTGCCGCCGTGGCCGGGGCGAGTGCCGATGCGAGTGAATCACAAGCGGCAAAACTTGAAGCGCACACAAATGCAAAGGTAGCACTTGCCCAGGCACAGTTTGAAATCGATCGGGCTGAGAAGGTCAATGCATTCGAGCATGCAGCGGAAGTCTTTCAACGTGCCATGACCAGTTTTGAAGGTGCGAACATCGCGCTGAAAAGAAAACAGTATGATCAGGCAGTACGACTCGCCATGCAAGCTGAAAGTAGTGCTCATGATGCTTTCAGCACCGCTGAACCGATTAACCGGGAGCGTCTTGCAAGGGAAGCGTTAGAAGAGCAGATTGCTCAAGCGAAAGATACAGTCTTTCGGGCGGAAGAAGCACTGAACGAGCAGGCATCAGCAGCAACAACACTCCTTCCTGTGCTACACGAACGGGCGAAAACGCTGCTCAGCGATGCCAAAAAGGCGATTGCAGATGAAAACTACACTCACGCGATCACGGCTGCGCAACAGAGCTATGACCGCCTGAGGGCGGCGATCGAAAAGGGGAAAGAGATTGAGGCGGCTGAGGGTGAAATTTTGGAGGCAGCGACCGCGGTTTCTGACGCCGAGACGGGGCGGACTGAGAAGGGGACGCTCATCCGATTCAGTGGGGACCTTTTCCAACAGGGAAGTTCGTCAATCAACCCGAAATTCTTCCCCAAAATTGACCAACTTGCTGAGGTTTTGAAGACGTTTACTGACTACCAAGTGAGAATTGAAGGGCACAGCGACAGCAGTGGTGGAATAGATGTGAATCTAAGATTGACACAGAGGCGGGCCGATGCGTTCAAGAAATACCTCGCTGAAAAATGTGGCGTACCCCTTGAGCGGATGACCGCGATCGGTTTGGGCGAGGCGACTCCTATTGCAGACAACAATTTTCAGGTGGGCAGAGATAGGAATCGACGGATCGACACAATCCTTCTGACAAGGGAGATAGAAAACCAAGAGTAG